ATGTAAAAGGGCCAAAGTCTGGCTGGTGTCATCCTGATTCTCTTCATTATCATCCAGGATGTATGGGCACCAGATGAGACGACGATGAGAGTTCAGTGGAGTGTCTTCTGGTTGTCTAATATGAATTACTATCTGATCTCTAAAAGGAAATTTAAGTTTAGGAAAACTGGGAAAAAAAGACCAATTATACCAATTATtactgtgaaaaaataaaaggcagtTCAGCCTGCAGATGTTGTTTGGCATTTATCACACACATCAATGCATAAAATtaggaaacacagacaagcagTAATATCCACTCTACAAGCACATTTTTTTCACAAACGAAATATATAACATTCAGTTAATAACACGTTAGGATACAGTATTTTGCTTTCAGTGCAAGTGAGCTGCCAGACCATGAGGTTCCCTGCTTCATCTACACAGCCGAGCAGGGAGGAGTCAAGGTGAGCGAAAGCCAAATCTGTGACTGCACCAGTGAACCCCTTCAGTAGGGATCGCTCAGCAGACCCCAGACTCAAGACCCGAATCATAGCATGATTGTTGGCTCCTGGAAGACACAGTGTGAAATGTTACCAAACCAGAATCTTATCATGTTTTACCAGATTTCAGTTTGTATATTGTATAATGtctttactgtatttatgtCTCAACACATACTTCTAAACCTAATGGTCAGTGGTAACAGTTCTTATTAATTCATAATATCCAGACTAGAGTTTGATGATTGATTATTACTTAAGCAACTCACCTCTAATGGCATAGGCCAAAAAAGAGTTGGATACAGCAATCAGTCTCCCATAATAATACTTGTGTTCCCAGTCATACTTAGCAACAGGTTGAATCTTTAcctaaataaaaaagcaaattcATTATTATAAATTTAATCAAGTTCACATGAATAGCTTAACCATAATATGTAGAGGACCCAATACACCATATTTAGTCTTCAGGTACACAGATGCTTGTTGGTGAAGCTACCTTGTTGCTGCCTCGGGCTTTGCTTTTGATGCTAGAGTCTTGACTCGCCACAATCTCCACATTGTTGGAGATAATAGGGATACAAGTGGAACCATCGTCACCAGAGAGACAGCTGGAATTACAGTGTGGATTTTATATTACTCCTTGAAATGTTACTACAATGGTAAAGTAACCAACTCGATAAAGCTACTCACATAATCTGACTCTCCTGAGAGTTGCTAATGTCTGTGGAAATGGGTCTGCTGGATTCAGACATTGTTGGCAGATCCGTGCTTCCTAAAAGGCCTGCTCCCAATAACCCGTTGAGCTCTCCATTAAAGGATGGTTTTCGTTGACCGTCACTTGACTGTACATCTGAAAAATGTTAATTTGCAAATTTAAATAACAGAGATTCATAAAAGGCTGAATGCTTCAGAGTTTTATAAATTTAAAGACaataattttttaaaaaactaCTACATACGCTAAGCACTTAAATACAAGACAGCTAACCTGAAAGAAAGATGCAAACCTTTTATGGTAAGTACTATTTGCACATTTTATAGGAGTCATGGGTTTGAAACATGAAAAACCAGAGAACATAAAACACTATAACTTTTACTACATTATGGGACTGAGAATATTCAGCTTATATTCAAAAATGTTCCATACTGGACACAAATGGCAAATAGCCACTGTGGTTATCTTTACACAAATGCTTCAAGACAGAAATACATAGATGCACTCTGTCCAAATCACTTGATATTAAATGAAGAATTCTATTTGTTAAAACcgattaatttaaaaaaacgtaTTTACGTTCACGCATTTCAAACTTTAGGTACAACATTCCCTGCGCatatatgaattaaaaaaagctaaacacACAGGTATATATTTCCAAGTGTTTAATAAGGTCAAAATCGTAACATCATTTCTTGAGTAACTGTAATTTATCTTACGCAAACCTTCCGAGAGCAAGGTGAAGTCTGTATTACTACATTGTTAATAGGCTAAAACAACTAAGTACCATGTGTtacaaaatgaaatcaaacgAAACCAAAGTAGTCAAAATGCCGAGCACAATAGACAGATTAGGAACGCAATTAAAGTACATTTGCGTTAATTACGAAATACACGGCATTGTATTTGTAGAAAACAAAGCATATAGTATCAGGCACTGATACATAATATTCCATGGTATAAATTCTATATATTGTAGAATGCCAGAAAACTTCTTTCCTGCAGAGTAATGCGCTAGCTCGCAATGTAGCTAACACACCAATGAAATAGAAGAGACATTCTCGACGCAGTTAGCGCTTTAACGTAAGAAGCCCGAACACGGTCGTCGCTCCGCGGACATTACTGTTATAAATTACGTGTGAATCAACTTATGTTCAGGGGTGTCTACCTAACAGGTAGTGAAAGTGCCATTAAGCTAACTTAACTCCAGTTTAGCAACGCTAATCCAATTCATGTTAGCAAGGTATCCATTTAGCTAACCACCGTACCATTAGCTTCTGCGGCCTAGCTAACGCAGGCGTTTTTCATGCCCGGTCCCACTTACCAGTGCCGTTTCCGGGACGGTCGAGCTTGAGGATGTCCCGGAGATGCTGGGTGGCACCTTCTATATCTATATCAGAATTGGACGCCATGGGTGAGGGAAAGGGAGAATGGGTTGACTTAGGGGGAGAGTGTTTTCTTGTGCGCTGCGATGCTGTCAGTATTCACCCACAGCAACCGTCTAAACTTCCGCTGTGTCCGCGCCGTAGATTCCGCCTTGTCTGTGAGTCAGGTCAATCGTTCCTAGCAGAGGATCACGCATTCTGCACACAACACAGCGAGTTTAGAGAGTACTACTTTTAGTTTAATATGCAACATAATCACAGGTGCTTTACTAATTATTGAGTTAAATCTAAATGGTATAACATTAACTATATGGATCCTGAATATCAGCACCTAATTTGCAAGCAATAGGTTATGATGTTGTAATCATAACCTATCTATCATACAAATACCTATTTCTCACATATGATAATTCAAAACACTGACCATCGTGTCAGGGGACTGGCTTCACATTTTGAGGCAGCGTTAAGTTTTAACAAGTGACGTTTTATGCCatgtacaaaatgttttcacaataCCACAAGAGCAGTAAAACTTTAACCTGTGTCAGAGGTTTTATGATTCCAATCTAGCCACAtgggttgcaagccagtgacttctgtgccagTCCCGGATAAATAGAgggggttgcgtcaggaagggcatctggcgtaaaacttgccaaaaacaaacatgcaaatcGTCCATAAGAATTTCATACCGGATCGGTCGAGGCCCGGGTTAATGACACCCGCCACCATTGCTGTTAACCGACAGGATGCCGGTAAAAATTGGAcgaagaaggagaagaggcagaagggtttgtgtacagagagaaaagaggaaaggagggggCCTAGTTCTGAGAATAGGGACTCCTAATGTTGGtacaatgacagggaaaggcagaTAGCTGACTGACATGATGGAGAggtgactgtgtgtgcaggagacgaggTGGAAGGGCAGCAAAGCACGTAGTATTGGAGGAGGATACAAACTCTTCTACCATGGTGTAGATATGAAGAGAAACAAGGTAGGACTGATCCTGAAGGGGAAGTTTGAACAATGTTCTACaggtgaaaagagtctcagacagggtgatgagctcAAAGCTAGTAATCGAAGGGGTGATGGTGAACGTAGTTAGTGCTCCACATGTTGGCTGTGATATAGAATAGAAGAACAGATCCtggagtgagtttgatgaggtcatagagagtatccccagaggagagagggtagtggttggagcagacttcagTGGGCATGTTGGTGAGCGGAACAGAGGTGGTGATGGGCTGATGGgaaggtttggtgtaaaggaaaagATTCTAGgaggacagatggtggtggacaagaggatggaaatggctgcgtacttccagaagagagaggaacacagtgTGGCGTACAAAAATGGAGGCAGAAGCAcccaggtggactacatcctatgtagaagatgtcatttgagagaggttagtgactgcaaaaTGGTGGTAGgagagtgtagccagacagcacaGCGTGGTGGTGTGTAAAATGACTCtggtggtcaggaagagcttccagatgactgggaaaGTATAGCAGAGGTCATCAGGGAAACAAGTAGGAAGGTGCTAGGTGTGTCATCTGaatggaggaaagaagataaagacacttggtggtggaatgaggtaCAGGATTGCATCCAGAGGAAGTGGTTGCCTAAAAaaagtgggatgtagaaaggactgaggaaTGTAGACAGGAGTTCAAGGAAGCTCAGCGCagagtgaagagggaggtggcaaaggccaaacagaaagcttacgatgagctgtatgacaggttagacacgAAGGAGGGACAAAATGACTTGTACAGGCTAGTCAGAGAGATAGaaatgggaaggatgtgcaacagatagaagaagggaggaagatgtggatgttgtggagcaggaagtagCAGAAATTACAAAGGATGAAGTGAGGAAGCTCTTaaaaggatgaagagtggaAAGGCTGTGGGTCCTGATGACGTACCTGTGGAGGTGTGGAAGTGTCTAGGAGAGACAGCAGTGGAGTTTCTAACTAGcttgttcaacaggattctagAGAGAGAGCAGATGTCTGAGGAATGGAGGAGAAGCCTTCAGCTTTATTCagctgtgggaaagagtagtggaagccaggcttagtaagaaggtggagatttgtgagcagcagtattGTTTCATGCCCcgtaagagcaccactgatgccatttttactttgaaaatgttgatggaaaagtacagagatggtcagaaggagctgcattgtgtctttgtggatcTAGAGAAGGTGTGTGACAGGGTGCCGAGGGAGGAGCGGTGGTACTGTATGAGGTTGTCGGGAGTGGGAGAGAAGTACGTCAGAGTAGTCCAAGACATGTATTAGAGGAGGATGACATGGTGAGAGGTAGGTCAGAGATaggagttcaaggtggaggtgggacacACCAAGGATCAGCTTTGAGTCTGGTCGTTTgctatgctgatggacaggctaAAAGACAAGGTCAGACGGAAATCTCCCAGGACAATGATGTTTTTTGTGCGGCTGACATTGTGACCTGCAGTAAAGgtagagagcaggtggaggaacagctggagaggtggaggtttgctctggaaagaaggGGCATGAAAGTCAGTCGGCGTAAGACAGAATACGTGTTTAAACGAGAGGGAGCGAGGTAGAGCAGTGAGGCTACagggggctgaggtgaagaaggtgcaggagtttaacAGTTCAGTGTAATGGAGAGTGTGGAAAAGAAGTGAAGAAGAGTGCAGTTGCCTGcgttagcaacaaagtcagagaggccagactgagataGTTCGGACATGTACACAGAGGGGAGAGTGAATATATTGggagaaggatgttggagatggagctgccaggcaagaggacAGGAGAACGCCAAGGAGGAGATATATGGATGTGataacagaggacatgaggttggctggtgtgaatGTGGAAGATGCTCAGGATAGAGTGAGATGGAAAAGGATGATTCACTGTTAcaacccctgatgggaaaaccCGAAAGAGTAGATGTTTTATGATTCCAATTTAAGAACACAAGAGTTCTAAGGTTATTGTAAATTAATGACTTTTAACAAATACAATGAAAACATGTGGAAACCAAAGATTAATGTAAGTCAGCCACAATTGACAATCAACTAAATAAAGTCAGTTTAGAGCCGATACTAACCTTGAACACATTAAAGCTATTTTCAGTTTACCAGCTGACCTCctatattaataattataatcaaaataaaacaaaaccacatATAATTTGCTCTTAAAgacaaaaagtatttttttctaGATTCATATAGTTTATAAGAAATAACAATGCCACACCATTAAGAAAAAAGTCCAGGTTTTATTGTGTATCGTGGCTGTAGTCCATGTTAAACTGCCAAAcgtgtgaaagaaaaaaaacgaaGACAGGGACAGCGAGATAGAGATCTTATGACAGATCCAAATCGATCACAAAGCAAGGTGGAACTTTATGTTCTCCATGATTCTTTGGTTTGCAAGAGCAAAACCTGACATGAGAATGAATCATGGCAGGGCTAACAATTATGTAAAAGGAAGATAAAATGCAGTTGAACACACTAAGACAAGCTAAAGTCACACAAATGGCATCTAGTGAGCAAATTACAACACAAGAAGCCAGAACTGAAGAGACTGACTACACCTGAACAAGGACCTACAAACCAGTCAACAGCAGTGCTAATAGAACCGAGTTGACAACAATGGAGTCATCATTAAAGTAAAATGAGTTAGACTAGAATAAAGAGCAGTACAGAACAGAGATGAGTATGAGTTAATGGCGTCGGCATtagctgtttgtctttctggTGGCTTGAGTGTAGATATTGTAATGAAGGGGCTCCCAGCATCATGCAGATCAGCAGAGTGGCAGACAGGGGCATCTGATTGGTCGGCCGGCTCtcagcaaagaaacacattgCAGTTCTACTGGCTGGGTGGTCTGAAAACCCACCTGGATGAGGTTCAGTGATTGACATCTAGAATCCGGTGTTTGCTCGTTTCTCAAAACAGGCGTAAATGAaaaagcaggagggagggatgagcGTTGTCTTCATCCTTaactcctcctcccctccctccataCCTCCTCACATGGTGCCCTTCACTATAGTCGCCCCTGCCCACCAGAGCGGGGAGGTGGTTAGCCAAAGTTGTGAATGGCCAGCCTGAACATGTCATTGGTGCACACCCAAGCGTCATTAATGTTCTTCAAGATGAAACTCTGATGGAAACCCATGATGGGGTCATCAtctgcctgcagacacacacacacacaaacaagaagaaAGGGTTTAAGGCATACAGCACAGTGGAGATACAGGATTaaagcaatcactgcatgaacAACTTTACTCATATAACAACTAATTTCAAAACAGTTGTGTGGAAAAGAAGCGTGAGATAATGCTGCTTACTTTTAGTTGACCTACAACCATACTCAAGATGCAGCAGTCTGGAGTTGGCTGGTGGTCCTGCGCCGTTATACTATGCGCTATTTTTGTGAAGGGGAGACTCtagtgcacgcgcgcacacgcacacaaagaagaaaaacacagcttAAAATTGGTAAAGGCAAGTATGACAGGAACAATAAcaaaatatttacatacattttctTTAGCATAACTCTTTTTAAAGCTTGAGTTAAGATAATGAAATCTTTGAGTGAGGACACCAGCAGTACTAGTATATGCACAGTTCCAGTCAAATCGGGGATACCTGCTGTATATTACATTAACAAGGTCACAAGTTATTATTCGATCCCCACTATAACTTGACACACTACTACATGTTGAggtaacaaaaaataaataaataaacttacAGTGAGTTTCTCAACAATTGCCCTTTTTCCCTGGAACTGCTGTCCTTCCCATGTAAGGCATGATGCATCGATCTatagcagagagagaaagagaaattgGCACATATATAGGGACAATGTGACTTTTTCCTATAACAGGATAACAACCCCTATTAGACTAAACTCAATATTCAACGTGACAGAACAAATTGTAAACGCTTGTAGTTGAACAAAAACATGATTCTGTCACACTCACGTATATCGACCCGAGTTGTGATCTGTCAGAGTCAAACATCTGATAGTAGTGCTGTACAAAGCTGGATCCTATCTGCTCCCACAGAGGCTGGTCCACCATCCTGAATcaccctgcaaacacacactgggaaaATGAGGTTGGGATGAGATGACAATAAAACTATATTTACAAAAAGGTAGTACCCAAGGACTATGGCTGCCACTTACAGGTCACACCATCCCAGACCACAGGCACGCCCACCTTactccactgtatatagtcagttcatgtctttattttaaTTCATCCCTCACTGCACTATTCCAATTATTTGtgccatgtcatgttgtatgttttaCTGTCGGAACCTTTTTTCATGCTGAAATGCATCACCTGCCAACACAGTCTTCATTCTGTAAAGTGtgctctacaggacctggcaataaaacTGTTATGATTCTGAGGTGCAGAGTAAACAGCCACCTACCATCCAACCTCACTGAGCTCAACTTGAACTGAACTTGAACCTGTCGGAAGAATTCTGACAGTAATAAAGACATGGCTGTAATTGTTGTCACAGACTTCTAAACAGCACTGAAGAGTTGTTAGGAAGAAATGAAAAGGCCTGGACACACGGCTGTTTACATAGCAGTTTAGACACTTCATGTCACACATGAGCAAGATATTTATTTTAGGTTAAATCCCACTAGTCCTATAATATCATTAGACATATTTTACACGAAATGTGGACAAATATGATCATTGTGAAAAGAACTGCATAAAAACCATAAACAGTGCTGAAGTCACTGTTTTGCTGATAACGCCGGTTAGTGGCCGCTTCACTTGTGTGACACTGACAGCACGAGTCATGTGCTTCCACATAACCATACACTGTTGTGACTGGAAGAAACCGAGAGCTCTAACAATTAGCAAAGAGTCCACACACCACACCATGATTACCGACTGGGCATAATCAGCTTTACGCACGTAGAGACACAGTGAAAGATACCTGTGTAACGGTGAGTGGGGAGGAAACTAATTTAAGCTAGTTATCGCTAGCTAACTAGCTGCTAGTAGCTTGTGTTTGCTAGCGTTAACTTAGCCTACGGTGCAACGTTACTTCATGTACCTAGCATGCCTAACGCCAGCAAGTGCTAGCCTCTAGATACATTATATTTCCAAGCACTTGCTTACTGGCTTGCTGGCAGGCGCTGGCCTTTTCGTCGGTTGCTAAAAATACCCCCTCTCCTCCAAGTGTTGATGCCTCCTCCAGGGCCCGCGCATACTGTCCTGCAACCCCCGAGCAGCTACCCCACATAGGCGTGCCCAACGTTAGCCCTAACCGGGCAGCCGCGGCCAATTTAAGTGCTTATATGACCTAACGTTTGTTCAGATGTCAGACTAAACTAACGTTCTTTATTTTGGCACGTTTCCATTCATTGTACAACACGAGGGTTTCCTGAAAAGAAGTAATAGAAACTTACCTCTAACCAACGCCGAGGCCGGCTGCACGATCGTGGAGTGCAGTATCTGCTACACTACGAGTGCACGCAGTCAACGTCGTTACAGGCCCGGTGCATTCTGGGGATCGTAGTGTTGATGTATGAACAAGATTCGACATTTTTGTGACCACTTTCAGGTTGCTTCATATACAAGAATACCGAAACTGACATATATGATTACTAAAGCTTCATCGGGTAACATCGTCAGAATATTAATCCTTCTCATGCGAACACCCCAAACAGGCCTTGCTTTGGACATCtatattatttgtgtgtgtttgtgcttctagTTCCTTTTTAAATGACCTCTCCCACATATTATGAGAGGGATCAAAGATTTACTGGGTTTTTAACTAAAAGCCCAACTTGTTCCTTAGCTTATAGGAGAATCAATGAGAGCGACACCAGGGTGAGGAATGTGTCAAGATCTAACTTCCTAACCCAGAACACAATCAACCCAATAAAGCTACTTGGATATTAATGGGACTTTTAGATGGTCATAATTCATCTGTAtctatcatttattttatcaaGCTCACAGTGGTTGGTAGAGTTTTACCAGAATGTATTATATTAAGAggtggttctaatgttttgttcaatgctgataaaaaaaacactctgcAAGCATTCAT
The genomic region above belongs to Betta splendens chromosome 6, fBetSpl5.4, whole genome shotgun sequence and contains:
- the nutf2 gene encoding nuclear transport factor 2; translation: MVDQPLWEQIGSSFVQHYYQMFDSDRSQLGSIYIDASCLTWEGQQFQGKRAIVEKLTSLPFTKIAHSITAQDHQPTPDCCILSMVVGQLKADDDPIMGFHQSFILKNINDAWVCTNDMFRLAIHNFG